From a region of the Chitinophaga caseinilytica genome:
- the surE gene encoding 5'/3'-nucleotidase SurE, protein MKQEKLILVTNDDGITAPGIRNLIEAVRPLGQVVVVAPDSPQSGKGHAITLGFPLRLNSVDIFEGIEAWQCSGTPVDCVKLARDKILDRAPDVCVSGINHGANHSINIIYSGTMSAAMEAAIEGIPSVGFSFLDYAYDADMSIPRKVAHEVTRKMLETPLPAHTLFNVNIPAVPEKEYKGIRICRQANAKWQEEFDERRDPHGKKYYWLTGAFKNQDSGDDTDVWALENNYTSLVPVQFDLTNYRLKKQLEAEWHFR, encoded by the coding sequence GTGAAGCAGGAAAAATTGATACTGGTGACGAACGACGACGGGATAACCGCCCCGGGCATCCGCAACCTGATCGAAGCCGTACGGCCCCTGGGGCAGGTGGTGGTGGTAGCGCCCGACAGTCCGCAGTCCGGCAAAGGCCACGCCATTACGCTGGGGTTTCCCCTCCGGCTGAATTCCGTGGATATCTTCGAGGGTATTGAGGCCTGGCAATGTTCCGGTACGCCGGTCGATTGTGTAAAGCTCGCCCGCGACAAAATCCTGGACCGTGCGCCCGATGTTTGCGTGAGCGGCATCAACCACGGTGCGAACCATTCCATCAACATCATTTATTCCGGCACTATGTCGGCCGCCATGGAAGCGGCTATCGAGGGAATTCCGTCGGTAGGGTTTTCATTCCTGGACTATGCGTATGATGCGGATATGTCCATCCCGCGGAAGGTAGCGCATGAAGTGACGCGCAAAATGCTGGAAACCCCGCTGCCGGCGCATACCCTGTTCAACGTGAATATTCCGGCCGTTCCGGAGAAAGAATATAAAGGTATCCGTATCTGCCGGCAGGCTAACGCCAAGTGGCAGGAGGAGTTCGACGAACGGAGAGACCCTCACGGCAAGAAATACTACTGGCTTACCGGCGCGTTCAAGAACCAGGACAGTGGCGACGATACCGACGTTTGGGCGCTCGAGAACAACTACACATCGCTCGTGCCAGTGCAGTTCGACCTTACCAACTACCGCCTGAAAAAACAACTGGAAGCCGAATGGCATTTCCGATAA
- a CDS encoding ABC transporter permease, whose translation MTELLKIEWLKVKAYRTFWLLSGLFLVIVPLILWSYELILKNNSQMATFLGAFSFPKAWETTAWIGSMMYPIMGILLIIFLTNENNFRTSRQNIIDGWSRDQYILAKFGVMITMALFMTLVITLCAVFFGLRSGNGSPGDGMGMIWLIFVQSMDYLALAMFLGVFMRRAGVAIAIYVMYAYVFEFFISRLVDFKVRAHLGALFPLECTDRMIPGETKLVNQLASQGIQPFEQSTLQLIAFGYILLFSFLAYRRIKRSDL comes from the coding sequence ATGACCGAACTTTTGAAAATAGAATGGCTGAAAGTTAAAGCCTATCGTACATTCTGGCTCTTATCCGGACTGTTCCTCGTGATCGTGCCATTGATTTTATGGTCGTACGAGCTGATCCTGAAAAACAACAGCCAAATGGCCACCTTCCTCGGCGCATTCAGCTTCCCCAAAGCCTGGGAAACGACCGCCTGGATCGGCAGTATGATGTACCCGATCATGGGCATTCTGCTTATCATCTTCCTGACGAACGAAAATAACTTCCGTACCAGCCGCCAGAATATTATCGACGGGTGGAGCAGAGACCAGTATATCCTGGCCAAATTCGGTGTGATGATCACCATGGCGTTGTTTATGACGCTCGTGATCACCCTTTGCGCCGTATTTTTTGGCTTGCGGTCTGGAAATGGAAGTCCGGGCGATGGGATGGGAATGATCTGGCTGATATTTGTACAGTCGATGGATTATCTGGCGTTGGCGATGTTCCTCGGTGTGTTCATGCGCCGTGCCGGTGTGGCGATCGCTATTTACGTGATGTATGCATATGTATTCGAGTTTTTCATCAGCCGGCTGGTGGATTTTAAAGTGAGGGCACATCTGGGCGCACTTTTTCCGCTGGAATGTACCGACAGGATGATCCCCGGGGAAACAAAACTCGTGAACCAGTTGGCATCGCAGGGGATTCAGCCGTTCGAGCAATCGACATTGCAACTGATAGCTTTCGGGTACATTTTGTTGTTCAGCTTCCTCGCTTACCGGAGGATCAAGCGGTCCGATCTTTGA
- a CDS encoding beta-mannosidase: MRRIIGILGLAILSMPVLAQQQQELNSGWEFRRTDENIWRRATVPGTVHTDLLAHRLIPDPFAGANEKGLQWIDKKDWEYRTTFDIPASMFSQDAIALDFTGLDTYADVYLNDSLILQARNMFVGKQVTIKGIARERGNALRILFHSPIAYDMPKFLNDRLVYPAGNDASDIPLSIHARKAPYHYGWDWGPRYVTSGIWRPVFLRSWNKLQLKDAWVRQQQLTDAAATLDATITLDVLQAGNYTAVVHSGNKAFSAQKLQTSLQAGTQTVTVPFSIRQPKRWWPNGLGEAYLYPVTVSILHGKDTIQQTTRRIGLRTVEVVNAPDKDGTSFFVKVNGKPVFMKGANYIPSDNFLPRVTDERYRKMFHDMEISHFNMVRIWGGGIYENDIFYDLADEKGILVWQDFMFACTLYPSDPAFLSQVKEETAYNIRRLRNHPSLALWCGNNEVAVAIRNWGWKDGYAYSDPQWATLLKGYETLFQELLRDEVKAHDPGRFYFPSSPISNWGRAEDFRHGDNHYWGVWHGMEWFEAFTSHVPRFMSEFGFQSFPDLHTVRRFADSTQWDIHSFVMQSHQKSFTRGNAAIQTYMDHYYHRPKDFAGFLYMSQVLQAEGMKIGLEAHRRNMPFCMGTLYWQLNDTWPGASWSSIDYFGRWKALQYFAQKAFTPLLVSLTAEEGQVRAYIVNDLWKDEKAKLELTLMDMEGKVVRSFSEPVTAKANTSEIAWRIDKAALLQGADPRKVILYAKVVNERQTLSENVYYFVAPRELQLPEPGIQLEVTESGGKKRVTLRSQKLAKNVWLLLDKDDQSHFSDNYFDLLPGMSRTVEVETSLGLEAVRSQLQAWHVGSVTKP; encoded by the coding sequence ATGAGGAGAATTATCGGGATTTTGGGACTGGCGATCTTGTCGATGCCGGTCCTGGCGCAGCAACAACAGGAATTAAACTCCGGCTGGGAATTCCGCCGGACCGATGAAAACATCTGGCGACGGGCCACCGTTCCTGGGACCGTTCACACCGACCTGCTTGCCCATCGGCTCATTCCCGATCCCTTTGCCGGAGCCAACGAAAAAGGACTGCAATGGATCGATAAAAAGGACTGGGAATACCGCACCACCTTCGATATTCCGGCTTCCATGTTCTCGCAGGACGCCATCGCGCTGGATTTCACCGGCCTGGACACCTACGCGGACGTCTACCTCAACGATTCCCTCATCCTGCAAGCCCGGAACATGTTCGTGGGCAAACAAGTGACCATAAAAGGCATCGCCCGGGAACGGGGAAACGCCTTGCGCATCCTGTTCCACAGCCCGATCGCCTACGACATGCCGAAATTCCTCAACGATCGGCTCGTTTATCCCGCCGGCAACGACGCCAGCGATATTCCCCTCAGCATTCATGCCCGGAAAGCTCCCTACCATTACGGATGGGACTGGGGCCCGAGATACGTGACCAGCGGCATCTGGCGCCCTGTGTTCCTCCGTTCCTGGAACAAATTGCAACTGAAAGACGCCTGGGTGCGCCAGCAACAACTCACCGATGCCGCTGCCACCCTCGATGCCACGATTACGCTGGACGTTCTGCAAGCAGGGAATTATACCGCCGTTGTACACAGCGGCAACAAGGCTTTTTCAGCGCAAAAACTGCAAACATCACTTCAGGCCGGCACCCAGACGGTCACCGTTCCCTTCTCCATTCGTCAACCGAAACGCTGGTGGCCCAATGGACTGGGGGAGGCCTACCTGTACCCGGTAACCGTTTCGATCCTCCACGGAAAAGATACCATCCAGCAAACGACCCGCCGCATCGGCCTGCGAACGGTGGAAGTCGTGAATGCGCCCGATAAGGACGGTACCTCCTTTTTCGTGAAAGTCAATGGTAAACCCGTGTTCATGAAAGGCGCGAACTACATTCCGTCCGACAACTTCCTGCCGCGTGTTACAGATGAACGTTATCGCAAAATGTTCCATGACATGGAAATCAGCCATTTCAATATGGTCCGGATCTGGGGCGGCGGCATTTATGAAAACGATATTTTCTACGACCTGGCGGATGAAAAAGGGATCCTGGTGTGGCAGGACTTTATGTTCGCCTGCACGCTTTACCCGTCCGATCCCGCTTTCCTGTCGCAGGTAAAGGAAGAAACTGCCTATAACATCCGCCGATTGCGCAATCATCCCTCGCTGGCGCTATGGTGCGGCAACAATGAGGTGGCCGTGGCGATCAGGAACTGGGGCTGGAAAGATGGTTACGCCTATTCCGACCCGCAATGGGCCACGTTGCTGAAAGGATACGAAACCCTTTTCCAGGAACTGCTGCGCGACGAAGTGAAGGCGCATGATCCCGGGAGGTTCTACTTTCCCTCCTCGCCCATCAGCAACTGGGGGCGCGCGGAAGATTTTCGCCATGGAGATAACCACTACTGGGGTGTCTGGCATGGTATGGAGTGGTTTGAAGCATTTACTTCGCACGTTCCCCGCTTCATGAGCGAATTCGGTTTTCAGTCGTTCCCCGATCTGCATACCGTTCGCCGGTTCGCGGATTCCACGCAGTGGGATATCCATTCCTTCGTGATGCAATCGCACCAAAAATCTTTTACCCGCGGTAATGCGGCGATCCAGACTTACATGGACCATTATTACCATCGCCCGAAAGATTTCGCCGGATTCCTCTATATGAGCCAGGTATTGCAGGCGGAAGGGATGAAGATCGGGCTGGAAGCGCACCGCCGCAATATGCCGTTCTGCATGGGCACGCTTTACTGGCAGCTGAACGATACCTGGCCCGGGGCCTCCTGGAGCAGTATCGACTATTTCGGTCGCTGGAAGGCGTTGCAATATTTCGCGCAAAAAGCGTTTACGCCACTGCTGGTAAGCCTTACCGCCGAAGAGGGGCAAGTGAGGGCATATATCGTGAACGATCTTTGGAAGGATGAAAAAGCGAAACTGGAATTGACGCTGATGGATATGGAAGGGAAGGTGGTCCGTTCGTTTTCCGAGCCGGTCACGGCGAAGGCCAATACTTCGGAAATCGCCTGGCGGATAGACAAGGCCGCGTTGTTGCAGGGCGCTGATCCGCGGAAGGTAATATTGTATGCCAAAGTGGTAAATGAGCGTCAAACCCTCTCTGAGAATGTGTATTATTTTGTTGCACCCCGGGAACTGCAGCTGCCGGAACCGGGCATACAACTGGAAGTGACGGAATCGGGCGGAAAAAAACGGGTGACCCTCCGCTCGCAAAAGCTGGCGAAAAACGTCTGGCTGCTGCTGGACAAAGACGACCAATCGCATTTTTCGGATAACTACTTCGACCTGCTGCCGGGCATGAGCCGTACGGTGGAGGTGGAAACAAGCCTGGGGCTGGAAGCGGTACGTTCGCAATTGCAGGCCTGGCATGTTGGAAGTGTTACCAAACCATAA
- a CDS encoding DUF6728 family protein produces MKSIWNQILQYLYIRKRDKSEPLNTNTKLMHGMNRISILMFLVALLILLYKVFFHKSH; encoded by the coding sequence ATGAAAAGCATCTGGAACCAGATTTTGCAGTATCTCTACATCCGCAAACGCGACAAATCGGAGCCGCTTAACACCAATACGAAATTGATGCATGGCATGAACAGGATCTCCATCCTAATGTTCCTCGTCGCGCTGCTGATCCTATTATACAAAGTGTTCTTTCATAAGTCGCATTAA
- a CDS encoding 3-hydroxyacyl-CoA dehydrogenase/enoyl-CoA hydratase family protein encodes MQRRINKVAVLGSGVMGSRIACHFAGVGVKVLLLDIVPKEPNEKEKAKGLTLESKAVRNRIVNDALQAAIKSNPSPLYTKEAANHISTGNFDDDMKSIAGCDWIIEVVVENLDIKKKVFEQVEKFRTPGTLITSNTSGIPIHLMTEGRSEDFQKHFCGTHFFNPPRYLRLLEIIPTPHTDPAVTDFLMHYGDLYLGKTTVLCKDTPAFIANRVGVFSIMAIFHIMQEMGLGIDEIDALTGPIIGRPKSATFRTADVVGIDTLVKVAKGVAENAPNDEARAIMDIPPFLQKVVENNWLGDKTGQGFYKKTKGEGGKEILTLNLQTMEYGPKQRAKFASIDAAKPVEDLKQRIKMLAGASDKAGEFYKNFHAYLFSYISHRIPEIADDLYKVDDAMKAGFGWEIGAFETWDLLGVENGIKTIKDKGRTVAPWVEEMLAAGVKSFYKIDGGKKFYYDLASKSYKPVPGEDAFIILENISNNIVWKNSACNLYDLGDGILSLEWKTKMNTIGGEVLEGVHKSIDRAEKDFRGLLLANDAANFSAGANVGMIFMFAAEQEYDELDMAIRLFQRSTMRLRYSSIPVVVAPHGLTLGGGCEMSLHADAVQAGAETYIGLVELGVGLIPGGGGTKEFALRASDEYREGQIENPILQDRFLTIAQAKVATSAAEAFELGILRHGTDAVSLNHSRIIADAKQKAVELADAGYVRPIERTDIRVLGRGALGAMLTGINAMKFANYISEHDGKIAGKLAYVMCGGDLSEPALVSEQYLLDLEREAFLSLCGERKTLERLQSVLKTGKPIRN; translated from the coding sequence ATGCAAAGAAGGATCAATAAAGTTGCTGTGCTGGGCTCTGGTGTAATGGGCTCGCGGATCGCGTGCCACTTCGCCGGTGTAGGCGTGAAGGTTTTACTGCTCGATATCGTGCCGAAAGAACCCAACGAAAAGGAAAAAGCCAAAGGCCTCACCCTCGAAAGCAAAGCCGTTCGCAACCGCATCGTGAACGACGCGCTTCAGGCCGCCATCAAATCCAATCCTTCCCCGCTTTATACCAAAGAAGCCGCCAATCACATCTCCACCGGCAACTTCGACGACGATATGAAATCCATCGCAGGCTGCGACTGGATCATCGAAGTGGTGGTAGAAAATCTCGATATCAAGAAAAAGGTGTTCGAACAGGTGGAGAAATTCCGTACGCCCGGCACCCTCATCACTTCCAATACTTCCGGCATTCCCATCCATCTCATGACGGAAGGGCGCAGCGAAGACTTTCAAAAACATTTCTGCGGCACGCACTTCTTCAACCCGCCCCGCTATCTCCGCCTGCTGGAAATCATCCCCACGCCGCATACAGACCCGGCCGTGACGGATTTCCTCATGCATTACGGCGACCTGTATCTCGGCAAAACCACCGTGCTGTGTAAAGACACGCCGGCGTTCATCGCCAACCGCGTGGGCGTTTTCTCCATCATGGCCATTTTCCACATCATGCAGGAAATGGGGTTGGGGATCGATGAGATCGACGCATTGACGGGCCCCATCATCGGCCGGCCCAAGTCCGCCACCTTCCGCACCGCAGATGTGGTAGGCATCGACACGCTCGTGAAAGTGGCCAAAGGCGTGGCCGAGAACGCGCCGAACGACGAAGCGCGCGCCATCATGGACATTCCGCCGTTCCTGCAGAAAGTGGTGGAGAATAACTGGCTCGGCGATAAAACCGGCCAGGGCTTTTACAAGAAAACGAAAGGCGAAGGCGGGAAGGAAATCCTTACCCTCAACCTTCAGACCATGGAATACGGTCCGAAGCAGCGCGCGAAATTCGCGTCCATCGACGCAGCGAAGCCCGTGGAAGACCTCAAGCAACGTATCAAAATGCTGGCAGGCGCCAGCGACAAAGCGGGCGAGTTCTACAAAAACTTCCACGCGTACCTGTTTTCCTACATTTCCCACCGCATTCCCGAAATCGCCGATGACCTCTACAAAGTGGACGACGCCATGAAAGCCGGCTTCGGTTGGGAGATCGGGGCGTTCGAGACCTGGGACCTGCTCGGTGTGGAAAACGGTATTAAAACCATTAAAGACAAAGGCCGGACAGTGGCTCCCTGGGTGGAAGAAATGCTGGCTGCCGGCGTGAAAAGCTTTTACAAAATCGATGGCGGGAAGAAATTCTATTACGACCTCGCTTCGAAATCTTACAAGCCGGTACCTGGTGAAGACGCGTTCATCATCCTCGAAAATATTTCCAACAACATCGTCTGGAAAAACAGCGCCTGCAACCTGTACGATTTGGGCGACGGGATTTTGTCGCTTGAATGGAAGACCAAGATGAATACCATCGGCGGCGAGGTGCTGGAAGGTGTGCACAAATCCATCGACCGTGCGGAGAAAGACTTCCGCGGCCTGTTGCTCGCCAACGACGCGGCCAATTTCTCGGCCGGTGCCAACGTGGGCATGATCTTCATGTTTGCGGCGGAGCAGGAGTACGACGAGCTGGACATGGCCATCCGCCTGTTCCAGCGGAGCACGATGCGGCTGCGGTATTCTTCCATCCCTGTGGTGGTGGCGCCGCACGGGCTGACATTGGGCGGAGGATGCGAGATGAGCCTCCATGCGGATGCGGTGCAGGCCGGTGCGGAAACGTACATCGGCCTGGTGGAGCTGGGGGTGGGACTGATCCCCGGCGGCGGTGGTACCAAGGAATTTGCACTGCGCGCGTCTGACGAATACCGGGAGGGGCAGATCGAGAACCCGATTTTGCAGGACCGCTTCCTGACCATCGCGCAGGCGAAGGTGGCCACGTCGGCCGCGGAGGCGTTCGAACTGGGGATCCTGCGGCACGGAACGGACGCGGTGAGCCTCAACCACAGCCGGATCATCGCAGACGCCAAGCAGAAGGCCGTGGAACTGGCCGATGCGGGATACGTGCGGCCTATCGAGCGGACGGACATCCGGGTGCTGGGGCGTGGCGCCCTGGGCGCGATGCTCACCGGTATCAATGCCATGAAATTTGCCAACTATATTTCGGAGCACGACGGCAAGATCGCCGGGAAGCTGGCGTACGTAATGTGCGGCGGCGACCTGTCTGAGCCTGCGCTTGTCAGCGAGCAATACCTCCTCGATCTCGAAAGGGAAGCGTTCCTCAGCCTTTGCGGAGAGCGGAAAACCCTGGAAAGGCTCCAGAGCGTGCTGAAAACGGGCAAGCCGATCCGAAACTGA
- the lpxB gene encoding lipid-A-disaccharide synthase produces the protein MKYYIIAGEASGDLHGSNLILQLKKQDPSADIRCWGGDLMQKAGATVVKHYRDLAFMGFAEVIMNLRTILKNLDYCKQDIAAWQPDVLILIDYPGFNLRIAEWAKQQGIRTVYYISPQVWAWKEGRVKKIREVVDKMLVILPFEQDFYKKWNFEVTYVGHPLIEAVKAAQQAPPLPPFSDKPIIALLPGSRKQEVLKKLPVMLSVAKYFPEYQFIVAQAPSLDDSFLRQFTDAYPNVSTVKNQTYPLLLQATAALVTSGTATLETALFGVPEVVCYKGSPVSYFFAKRLIKVKYISLVNLIMDKLVVKELIQHDLTEENLLKELTLILKDTARHQQMKADYATLWTLLGDGTASEKAAGEIVKMVHGK, from the coding sequence ATGAAGTATTACATCATTGCGGGAGAGGCCTCCGGCGATCTGCACGGAAGCAACCTGATCCTTCAACTCAAAAAACAGGACCCCTCGGCCGATATCCGCTGCTGGGGCGGCGATCTCATGCAGAAAGCCGGTGCCACCGTGGTAAAGCATTACCGCGACCTGGCATTCATGGGTTTTGCTGAAGTGATCATGAACCTGCGCACCATTCTTAAAAACCTCGATTACTGTAAACAGGACATCGCAGCCTGGCAACCGGATGTGCTCATCCTGATCGATTATCCCGGGTTTAACCTGCGCATCGCCGAATGGGCGAAACAGCAGGGCATCCGGACGGTTTATTATATCAGTCCGCAGGTCTGGGCCTGGAAGGAAGGGCGTGTGAAGAAGATTCGTGAGGTGGTAGATAAGATGCTGGTGATCCTGCCGTTTGAGCAGGATTTTTATAAAAAGTGGAATTTCGAAGTGACGTATGTTGGGCATCCGCTGATTGAAGCCGTGAAGGCTGCGCAGCAGGCGCCGCCGTTGCCGCCGTTTTCCGACAAGCCGATTATCGCGCTGCTGCCCGGCAGCCGTAAGCAGGAAGTGTTGAAGAAGTTGCCCGTGATGCTTTCCGTAGCGAAGTATTTTCCGGAATACCAGTTCATCGTGGCGCAGGCGCCCAGTCTGGACGATTCGTTTCTTCGTCAGTTTACGGATGCTTATCCGAACGTTTCCACGGTGAAGAATCAGACGTATCCATTGCTGTTGCAGGCTACGGCTGCGCTGGTGACCAGCGGAACGGCCACTCTCGAAACGGCGCTGTTCGGCGTGCCGGAGGTGGTTTGTTATAAAGGGAGCCCGGTTTCGTATTTCTTCGCCAAGCGGCTGATCAAGGTGAAGTATATTTCACTGGTGAACCTGATCATGGACAAGCTGGTGGTGAAAGAACTGATCCAGCACGACCTGACGGAAGAAAATCTCCTGAAAGAATTGACGTTGATATTGAAGGATACCGCCCGCCATCAACAGATGAAAGCCGACTACGCTACCCTTTGGACCCTTTTGGGCGATGGGACGGCGTCGGAGAAGGCGGCGGGAGAAATTGTGAAGATGGTTCACGGGAAGTGA
- a CDS encoding ABC transporter ATP-binding protein translates to MENTHMLSLHQLSKRYGPVQALKGVSFDVPAGSVFGVLGPNGSGKTTLLGIVMDVLKADSGTYAWFGQPPHHSLRRRIGTLLETPNFYHYYSAVRNLEIAAAIKQRGHDDIERVLKICGLWARKDSKFSTFSLGMKQRLAIASALLGNPEVLLLDEPTNGLDPAGIAEIRELIRELGRQGTTVIMASHLLDEVEKVCTHVAILKMGTLLTSGHVDEVLASEDMIEVNSADGNKLEQVLNAMPGLRSLRRHNGGFQAVFDNGQTAEQVNRYCFEQGVALNYLALRKKSLEARFIELTN, encoded by the coding sequence TTGGAAAACACACACATGCTATCCCTGCACCAGCTCTCCAAGCGCTATGGCCCTGTCCAGGCGTTGAAAGGCGTTTCCTTCGACGTGCCCGCGGGCAGCGTTTTCGGGGTACTGGGCCCTAACGGCAGCGGTAAAACGACGTTGCTGGGGATCGTGATGGATGTGCTGAAGGCTGATTCGGGCACTTATGCCTGGTTCGGCCAGCCGCCGCATCATTCCCTCCGCCGCCGCATCGGCACCCTGCTGGAAACACCCAATTTTTACCATTATTATTCCGCGGTCCGAAACCTGGAGATCGCCGCAGCCATCAAGCAGCGCGGGCACGACGACATCGAGCGCGTGCTGAAAATCTGTGGACTCTGGGCAAGGAAAGATTCGAAGTTCAGTACGTTTTCGCTGGGGATGAAACAGCGCCTCGCCATTGCCAGTGCTTTGCTGGGCAATCCGGAAGTGCTGCTGCTGGACGAGCCCACCAACGGCCTCGATCCTGCCGGTATCGCCGAGATCCGTGAGTTGATCCGGGAACTGGGGCGCCAGGGCACCACCGTCATCATGGCCAGTCACCTCCTCGATGAAGTGGAGAAAGTCTGCACCCACGTGGCGATCCTGAAAATGGGGACGCTCCTCACTTCCGGGCATGTAGACGAAGTGCTGGCGAGTGAAGATATGATCGAGGTAAATTCGGCTGACGGCAACAAACTGGAACAGGTGTTGAACGCCATGCCGGGCTTGCGCTCCCTGCGCCGGCATAACGGCGGTTTCCAGGCCGTTTTCGATAACGGGCAAACTGCAGAACAGGTGAATCGTTATTGCTTCGAGCAAGGCGTTGCCCTCAACTATCTCGCACTGCGCAAAAAGAGCCTGGAAGCGCGTTTCATTGAACTGACCAATTAA
- a CDS encoding LacI family DNA-binding transcriptional regulator has product MKERPNTNKITIYDIAQALGLSASTVSRALQNNPLINEETRTKVQDAATNMGYVPNWIASSLRKKRSNILGLIVPRTSMYFQSTAISGIQHEAHKYGFSIVIGQSDETVAMEKELAHTFFSLRVDGLLAASSMFTTNIDHFSPFIKNNIPLVFYDRVPLDFPGYTITGDDFKGGFLATEHLIKQGCKKIAHFSGQLTCNLYQQRLAGYKAALAKYKIPYDESLLYVHNLTLDAGAEAARQIFAGKELPDGLFAANDASAVAFIQEARKVGIEIPGKIKVVGYSNDLSSRIISPSLTTIEQSGYKMGEKAVETLVQLINKEEKIKIVKNYVFEVELIQRESSAL; this is encoded by the coding sequence GTGAAAGAACGTCCTAACACCAACAAGATCACGATCTATGACATCGCCCAGGCGTTGGGGCTCAGCGCTTCCACGGTATCGCGCGCGTTGCAGAACAACCCGCTGATCAACGAAGAAACCCGCACCAAAGTGCAGGACGCGGCCACCAATATGGGCTATGTGCCCAACTGGATCGCGTCGAGCCTGCGCAAGAAAAGGTCCAATATCCTGGGGCTCATCGTGCCCCGCACCAGCATGTATTTCCAGAGCACCGCCATCAGCGGCATCCAGCACGAAGCCCACAAGTACGGGTTCAGCATCGTGATCGGCCAGTCTGACGAAACGGTAGCCATGGAAAAAGAGCTGGCGCACACCTTCTTTTCTTTGCGGGTAGACGGATTGCTGGCGGCTTCGTCCATGTTCACGACCAATATCGACCACTTCTCCCCTTTCATCAAGAATAATATCCCGCTTGTGTTTTACGATCGCGTGCCGCTGGACTTTCCGGGTTACACGATCACGGGCGACGATTTCAAGGGAGGGTTCCTGGCTACTGAGCATCTTATCAAGCAGGGATGCAAAAAGATCGCGCATTTTTCCGGCCAGCTGACCTGTAACCTTTACCAGCAGCGCCTGGCGGGGTATAAGGCCGCATTGGCCAAATATAAGATCCCGTACGACGAATCGCTGCTGTACGTCCACAACCTCACGCTGGACGCGGGCGCCGAAGCGGCCCGGCAGATTTTTGCGGGAAAAGAGCTGCCTGACGGGCTTTTCGCGGCCAACGACGCCTCTGCCGTCGCGTTTATCCAGGAAGCACGGAAAGTAGGGATCGAAATCCCCGGGAAAATCAAGGTGGTAGGATATTCCAACGACCTCTCCTCGCGCATTATCAGTCCTTCCCTCACCACTATCGAACAATCGGGTTACAAAATGGGGGAAAAGGCGGTGGAAACGCTCGTTCAGCTCATCAACAAGGAAGAAAAGATCAAGATCGTGAAGAATTACGTCTTCGAAGTGGAACTGATCCAGCGCGAATCGTCTGCCCTGTAA
- a CDS encoding HPP family protein has protein sequence MKRHMKRTYRIAKYVIYRETLVDRKDMAWSFLGALLGVGLIGMINHFYLPARDNLFVLGSFGASAVLIYGHTQSPLAQPRNVFGGHVLSAATGVTMGLLISSPEWEWLAGALAVACSIVVMQWTKTVHPPGGATALLAIAGSAKIRALGYLYVLTPVATGVALLLIVAYVVNNIPGNRNYPARGKWW, from the coding sequence ATGAAGAGACATATGAAACGGACTTACCGTATAGCGAAGTACGTAATTTACCGGGAAACGCTGGTCGACCGCAAAGATATGGCCTGGTCCTTCCTCGGGGCTTTGCTCGGGGTGGGGCTGATCGGGATGATCAATCATTTTTACCTGCCCGCGCGCGATAACCTCTTTGTGCTGGGCTCCTTCGGCGCGTCCGCCGTCCTGATTTACGGGCATACCCAAAGCCCACTGGCCCAGCCGCGCAACGTCTTCGGCGGGCATGTGCTCAGCGCCGCCACCGGTGTAACGATGGGTTTGCTGATCTCTTCCCCCGAATGGGAATGGCTGGCCGGCGCGCTGGCTGTGGCCTGTTCCATCGTGGTGATGCAATGGACGAAAACGGTGCATCCGCCCGGAGGCGCCACGGCTTTGCTGGCCATCGCCGGCAGCGCAAAGATCCGGGCGCTGGGTTACCTGTACGTCCTCACGCCTGTAGCCACCGGCGTGGCTTTGTTATTGATCGTGGCATATGTCGTCAACAATATCCCCGGTAACCGGAATTATCCCGCCAGGGGAAAATGGTGGTAA